The genomic DNA cacgcacacacacacacacacacacacacacacaaacaaaaaaggtttgtaaatttaaaaagattttctttggcTGTATTTCTACGGTGTGTCAAATGCGCCGCTTCGTTCTTCAGTTTTAGATTACCTATTCAGAACTATATTCATTTTCACCTGCTTCAATGTTGCACTTCATTGTTCTGATTTTGACCAAGACTCCCTGAATTCCTGTATGTCCTCGACTATTATTTTTCGTTTGgtgtaacatttaaaatataccaCAAAATGAACTCAGTGAcaagataatttattttgatgaatATAAAACATAGCAATTTTGTCATCAAATTGCATACGATAGTTCAGCTGAGGCATAAATTTTGACCAACCAAAACCTTTGACTCAGCAATGTTTAAAACTGCATCAGTTATGATggtaaaatcagtaaaaaaaaaataaaaataaagaaataattggttttaaacttttcttgcTATCAGAATTTTTATATGGAGCAAAATACAGACAAAAGTGtaatttttctcatttgcaaAATTAGAAGAGACATACTTATATGACTAGAGTAGCATAAGAGAACCATAGAgaacataaagacaaaacaaaaaagtctaactacaaaataatcagattaatggaagaaaaatgcaggacacaacaaatacaacaaCTAACTAAAGGTAAAAAGTAGAATATGAATTGTGCCTCTTTTTCATGTGCAGACCGTACTCTGTGCCACACACTATCAGCAAAATGGAGAAGTTTACTTTTCTTATACCTGAAAACAATGAATTTTATCATtactttaataattattatcatAAATGTTGTGCCTTATTATTCAAGATGCAGAGATAGAACCCTGACGATCTTAATAACCTTAATAATTCCCAACCTGTGTGTGATCTTTCTGTCGTAGGCAAAATCTTGGAAAGGGAAGTGACCAACTTCACTGTCATGGCTGCTAAACTGAGCTCTTGAATGTagtttgaaatataaatgtacCACACAGCACCAAGTTTAATTCTATAAAATAACCAACAATGTTCTGATTCCTAGTGCTTCAAATCATTTGGCCTCAGTGGCACAGCTGACATCTAGAACCCTCCAGTCCACCATGGAAGGTTCTTGTTCTACTCCTACTTGATTTAACCACAATGTACCTCAAGGTCCTTTTCTCTGGCCTTTCTATTCATCATCTAAATGATTTAGATCCCTTGTCTCTTTGGTAATTTCCCTgccaaaaatatacaaatggAAGACAATTTCAGGTCCCAAACCAAAACCCCCAGGTTGTTGGAGACTTGGGCACCGTTTACAGTGAAACCTTGACATTTACGATGCGATCCAGTCGCTTGTTTGCACAACCACAGTCAGCGTAGTTTTTCAAAAAGGTGATTTTGAAACCAGGTTTCAGACCTGAAGTGCTCCGCTGATATGAAAGAGCACAATCACAGAATACACGGCTGTAGGGTTTATTCTGCACATTTACGGACAgatgacaacaaaaacaacagcgtTGTGCTGCGTTGTGCTGCGTTGTGCTGCTTAACCTGTTCAGTTTAACAACTTCTGATAAGGAATATCTGTGTTACAGCAGCACTTTGTTCATGAGAGACAGGCTACAGTTTACAATGAGGTGGAAGCTGAGGGCAGAAAGCCCAAACGCTTTAGACGACATGCTCAAAATCACAGCGCCCTACAGAGGCCTGGCAGGACAACTACAGCTGACTCAGGGTGTCTTGTTGTAGGTCTAAATCTGGAAACTTTTTCTCAATCAACCTCTGAAAATACAAGCACTTTCCAGGCAGCGGTCTCGTGTAAACGCAGCCTTAGCCATAGTTTACAGTGAAGcggtaatatttttgttgcgGTCCAACCGTTTGGTTACACGTTTGATGTGATCCGAGTCCTTCGCACTTTTTGAAACCGGGTCTCAGAGTGAAACTTTTCCGTGCAAAGTATTATAGAGGTGTGAAGGTTTGATCTGAATGACGTCTGTGGTGTGTTGTACCACTCAACCTGATCCGTTTAGCACAACTTCTAATAATGGATATACATGTTATAGTTTGTTCATCAGAGGTGGAGACAAGTTACTACTTTCTAAAAGAGGTGAAAGTTAGCGACATGGAAGCAAACAAATAACAGTGAATGCGAGTTTTGACAACATGCTAAAATCACAGCGGCAACTAGTGCGttggcatgacaactacagcaGATTCAATATTCTACTTTATGTGTATCTCTAACTGTAATTCAACATGAGATCCTTCACCCAGCCCCCACACTAACCTCTGGACCTGTtggatgaaatgaaaacatgaaagtcGTCTGGCTCACTCCTGACAGCTACGCCATTCCTCCATCGAAATGTATTTACAACTTGTGTGTGTGACTATTTTAAGGACTCAACAGCTTTTCAGGCTCATATCAAATGTGAAACCAGGAAAggatttccccccccccacctaAACAACTAATAAAAGATTCAGTTCTCCTCATTGTCTCCACAGCAGAGATATTGATCTCTGTCTTTGCATGTAAAGCGGCTGAGAGTCTGCAACTGGATCCCGTTTGCTAACAATATTTACTAGTAACTTTCCCTCAGGCGTGTTGCTAGGTGATTGTTTCCATTTATCGGCTTGTTGTAATTTTTGACATTGCTTCGTCTCAATTGCAAAAACTCCTGATCCAGAACAAGCAAACCTTTAGACAGAGCCTGTCCATTATGGGAATTTCATACTTGACACTTGACCTCACTTGGTcttgatattttttgtacaaactGTCCTACTGTCAATGTAACAAGACTCTGGTGATTTTAGATAACTGGTCATCAGATATGGGTTAAACACTGAGTGAACCATCGACCCGAGACATTTTGGAGGAAGTTGGTCATAATGTCCATAGAGATATTGTCAACATACATAGGAGGGgtttatattatataatatatttagttAGCTTGAGGCACCAGATGGaagtttttgtctgttttatttaaggctTATCGTCATTAAATCTCATGGTAAACACGAGTATGGAGAAACAGGGATGTGGCTCCCGATgcatttaactgtttaactggtacaaacacaattttatcCATAGGGCATTGTGCAGTGtgtacaaaatgtttgcttttaatcCCTTTATAATCCTTCCTGGTGCTATCTAAAAGATGGAAGGATGTGACGACAATTCCTAAAAAGAAATGGCTAATGATAGAAGTAATGTgatatggatttttatttttattttaaaatagttgtaccaactgtaaacattttcaaagaacagaaaacaaaaaagcctaATTACACCTTGCTACGTTTTAACTGTTATTTGCAAACTGTTAGACGGGTTTTGTCTCaagaatgaaataatatttctgcTCTCTGGTGACCCAGCTGGACCTGAGTGAAGCAGGCTGGCTGTTGGGTTAAAATCCCTTTTCCTCCATCTTCCCTTTCACATCACTTCCTGGTGATTCAGTTACGGTTCATATCTTAAACATAGGTGAAAGTCctgtctggtttgttttgatgcttctgggttattttattttatttttttgaagttgTGCTGCAGAACATTGCAATGTGACACCAAAACCTGTGAACGGGTGAACGACTGACTTCAGTCGTTCACCCGACTGAAGTTTTATGAACTGACGTAACAtaaaacttttgtatttatgttaCGTCAGTTCCTCAGGGAACATTATATGCAGGCGGTAGTCATTGAATATAACTCCAAAGCGCCTCCAAAGTGTGAGgcgctttggagtcctctggacttgataaagcagTTAATGGCAAACACTGTCATGATGAGTGGCAGTGAGACAGAGATGGTGAgtagttttgcagttttaataaaaaaaaatttaaaaatgaagaaaaaaggcaTGGAAAAAAATCGCAGGGAACACAtggagccagagcagaacaaaaaaaaggaaaataaaaaacacaagaccTTGACCTCATTTTGCATCAGAAACTACTTCAGAAGCTACTTTATCGTTTTCTGAAGAGTTGGGTGGGCTTACCTCGTCACATATGTGAAGAGAAAGGATCAAGGTCATGAAGCCGGTGGACGGATACTTTCCCCTCCCTCTCAACCAGATGTTGTGGACATACTTCATAAAAGCAGGGCTGACCACCATCACCTGTGAAAAATAACCAGCCTTCAAATTTACGACATGGTTACCTTTGCGGTCGAAAGTAAATTACTATCAATCGGCATACTTACCAAATCTTTGTTGGcatttattttgggttttacTTTCCTATATGACCtgttaaaaacagtttgacatAAATTGATATTAGATCAACTCTTTGCGGTCGATGTGAATGAGATAAATGTCAGAAGGGACTTGAGTTGTTCGTGCGTACACGCCATCATTTGAACTGCAGGATTTTCTTAACAGACTTTGTATATAGCAGTTGGAGTGTCGGCCATTAAGGGACTAAAACTGGCAAATATTGTTTTTGGAGAGACCAGCACCATCTGGTAGGCAACTCTTTCTAtactgtattatttttcttaaaacccTTCAGTGGTTGACCTGAACTGaggactgaaaaataaataaatgaatttaggAATCACTGGCTGgaatttaaaactgaagttgGAGACCTTCAATGCACCAACCAGTTTAATGAGGCATGACCTTTTTTACCTTCTTGTCATATGCAAGGTACTGTAGTTGGACAAACAGGGAACATGTAAGATACGTAAGCCAAACTTTAATGCAGCAGTATGGAACTTTAAtaaatagttgttttgttttttttcttacatatttgttaaaacagtcattatgttgtgacagtacaatataagacagataatctgtgacaAGATCGATATCCTCTATCCATTCAAAGTGTtctcagtgctaactagaaacaaccaatcggagccaggaggagggtcttagcgctgtcaattaTCCTCATGTATGCACTGCTCAACCACCACCCTCTCCTCCCACTTGCTTTCTGCTACACTCCAGCTGTTTCCTGTCAGCAGAGCCTGCCACatatgctaaggctagttagcattgTCATCGATGACAGCgcataaacagttttcctgtagcggtgagttgtttctccgccattagtACGTTGAGCAGCGAGTACTTGAGCATGACTGATAgctaaggccctcctcctggctctgattggctgtttttggtgcatttcatCAGACAACAGAAGTATAACTGGGATGAAGTGGAGCCGACTGTCTCAAATTATACCTTCATGACATAGAGagagttttagcaaatatgtgaaagacacattttttaagtaaaggTGACACACTGCAGCGTTAAAGTCAATGTCAAATTCATTTATATAGCACACTTTCAACAACTCCAACTGCACACAGTTCATTTCAAGGTAAATTTAGTACTTTTTGCAGGAAATGTATTGGTTAGTTCTGGAGTCAGacagttttaattaaagattTAGTTAGACTGTCCCCCTGGTCTGGTATACTTtagcaaatgaaaacaactcAAACGGACATTTTGATCAGCACCGTTTTCCCAGGAACTCTGTGGTGGATTCCATCTGCATCTTGTATCTTTGTTATTGCTGAATCATGAACACAGGGCTTCATACAAATACGGGATATCAGCAGAGTTTTAGATTGTCCTTGGGATACTTTTGTGACTTCTTATTTCATTGTTTCATGTGTCCTTGGACAGATTTTGGCAGGCTTGACCACTATGGAGAAGAATTTCTTGTGGAAAGTGTCCCTAGTATGAATCACTAGATTCCCAACGCATAAGGAATGACTTTAAGCCTCTTTTCAGACTGAGAGTCAACCAGCTGTTGCTTTCAGAGATCTTCTCCCAACATTATGTTGTCAAACAAGGTTTTACTAAGTTCCTTCTTCAATGTACATGTATGAGAGCTCCTATAAAATTAATCTCTtcctcaaaaagaaaaaaaaagaaagctcatCACAGTAAATTCATGGTTTACATTTAAACcatgaatttaaattaacatttgcTTGATTTGAAACACTTTAGTGTAACAAAAACGCAAAAGCAAAAGCAATCTGTGAGAGGGCAAATACTTTGCACATCCCTGCACACGGGGCTTGTGGAACATTTCCACAACACTTACAGAGAACTTCATGTTTCTGCTTCTGACAGGGTGCAGAACGGACTGGGAATGGTGCACATCCCAGTACAAACAACAGGAAATAGCTCATAATATATCATAGCACATAAACATCCCTCCTGCGGTCCTAGCATGAAGCTCAGGAGGGGCGGGAAAGTGGGGGGTGTTGTcccgtcagaccgtcagttcccgaaaccacacacacacacacaacacacacgcacagaatAAACCTGGTATAGGTTTTTTACCAGGTTTACCAGGGTCAGTGCGACCCCACTGACCCTGCATATAAAGCTGACTGGGTCCAGTCTTTTAAGACCTGCTTGATGGATGTGtgtcttaaagaaacagaacacaTGAATTAAAGGTGGCAGAAAAACACGTGGAAGATACATAGCAGAATGACTCACGTTGTGTAAAATCCCGTCGTCAAGGCCTTGGGGGTCCACTCCAGATCTTGtactttaaaagcaaaaagtacGAGATGAGTAGAATTATCTAAATCTACGGCGCTCTCCGGATACAAGACTCGATGGGTCGTTTTGGTGCCGACGTCTTTCTCATAGCCTGTGGTTGGACCGCCGTTCATTCTGAGTAGCACAGCAGGACAATGAATTATTTCCTTATTccaatgtatttattgttttacctttttgaaGGTGAAGAAGTGAACATTTACCTTATAACGATATCATGACCGTCTATCAGGGAGCCGTAGCCCGATCCTCTCAAATTCAACGAATTCCCAACCACAGCACAAGTCCGGCATTTTCCCGGGCTGAGCTTTCCGAGGTCCGGAACCGGCGGGAATACCGCAAACAGGTTGGCCACTGCTGTTTTGTAGTAATTAAAGTCACTTCTTTCATACTGTAAGTGCTGTTACACACATCAAACACATCATTTTGTTAGATCAGTTTAAAGGAACAACttgggacaaaaataaataaataaataaaaaaagttgaacaATTGAATGGAAACAGCTTGCCTTCCACCACATGAAAACATCCAGAGACAGGCTGGAGCTTGCAGACAGAAATGGTTCAATGGAAGGATTGAAACGACTCATGAGAAACTTGTCatctttggaaaaacatttctgacaaccACATGGGGTCTTTCCCTCTACTTTCTTGTCCTGTGCATTTTGGTcttgtggaaaaatgtttttggcctCTACACTTTTCTCCTGAAGATTTTGGTCTTCCAATTTTTTGTCCGGTGAGTTTCTATTCTGCATCCTGTGGGCCTGTGCGGTCTTGTTCGGTAACGGTTCATTACCAGGCAGCCGCCGTTTACTGACATCTAACTTAAAGAACATTCCTACAGCAGTCAGAGTGAACaggaaaatcaacattttccatGTCAGCATCATCTTCAACTTGTGATTCTTGAGTGGCAGAGATtctctgtaaaaaataaaaataaaaaaaaaatatggagagaaaaataaagctaatgactttaaatttgctttaaatggcTATTCAAAGGAATAGCTTAGTCAgctaaaatgtagcaaaaaagaaaaagaaaagaaaaggtttgcTAGCTCatgaagtgtttttcttttattcaatctatttatggaaaaataacCCATTCTATTAAAGTATTAGTGTCATAATCCTAAAATACAAATGACTCCTGTTACTTTAAGCGAAGTTATTTCTAACAGAAATGAGCCTTACCTGATAAAAGAGTCTATTTCTCTGCTCCCGTCACACTTTGAAAGCCGTTACCTTCAAATCCAGTCAGAATATTTGACCTCCAGGAAGTACATGTCATTGAGGAACTGGCTGGTGTCATATGTGAAGAGGTGTGGTCTGTTTTTACAAAAGGAGCACACGAGAGGAACAAAGGGGGAGCGCCTTTCAGCTCCGGACGGCAGAGAAAACATGAGCCGTGGCAACTTATTCACGGGAGCGTTGAAGAAGACGAGAGGATGGAACCGACGTGCTCCTGCTGCAGACGGCAGGACACGCAGCTGCACGCTGACGCATGGCAGCTGATAAAAAGCTCAAGAGGAGCAAATCCTGGAAGATAACCTGCAGGAATCTCCACACTGAGGAAGACGTTTGTCTTCCAGCAGAACAATGGCAAACAGAACCACAGTGGAACTGTTCAGATAGAGGCCTGTCCATTTATCAGGTTGATCTGGTCAAAATTTAGACCAATTGAGAAACTTTGGcaggatttgaaaaaaaaaaaaaaaaacactttctctcCATCCAGCCTGACAGAGTTTGAGCTGTTTTGGAGAAAACAATGACGCAAACAATTCAGCCTGTGTACGCAAAGCTGGTGGAGGTGATATGATGgtttgtagattaaaaaaaacaacaacaaaaacaacaacaacaggagTAAATTTGTAGATTTATCTGAGAAATTCTCTAGAAAATTTTTTTGGAAATGTCTGAGTTCCAAAAGCCAAAAACTGGCAAATaatgagattaatttcagaaatttttatagaaataacgtggaaatttctgagctccaacaGTCAAAAAGGTTTGAAACTTGCAAAATTTCCACAAGTCAAAGATCCTCAACTTTAAAAACTGTCCACGTTTTTTTTATgggaaatttctgaaattaatctcaaaatatgtgtttcttttttctagcaaatttttaatttttacagctCAGACATCTCcttgatttttctctctctctcttttttgcaaaaatattctgaaatagATATCAAAATCTGAGGGGTTTATTTCTTGCAAAATTTTTTACCTTTAGAGCtcagagatttttctttcctaGAAAAATTCGGAAATGAAACACGATCTGAGTTCCCTCCCCACCCCCACAAATTTTCACAAACTTTTGGATCTTCCTTGGTTTTtgtagaacatttctgaaatgactcaaaatttcttgagtttttttttttttggcagtactcctctgtttttaattgttattttctatctacaatggccctgtTTCGCCGTCATATGGATGCACTCATATTGTCTCGATGCTGTAATTCCAGTGAAGCATTCCTGGATTTCCAAAGGATGTTTGTTTTGCCTAAGGTCAGTTGCTATTGGGCGGCTACACTTTTCCTGAATTCTGATTGGCTGGGGGGCGGGACTAACGGGAGTACCGCTGGTCCCGCTATTTGGGTTTGGCTGCGGTTTCCTCCGCCTCTACCGAGAAAGGCGTGGATTAACTGACTGTTATCTGGAGAGGTGAGTCGTCAGGACCTGATATAAACCCGTCACTGTGGATTGAGGACCAGTGGCGTCAGTATCAGGCCTGGAACGGGGGTTTATTGACTATATTACCggctttcatttgttttatttattttggtgggCCCACGAATTAAAAACTGTCAACTATTTTCTATTGTATTGTGTTAAGACTAAAGGACTTTTATGTGTTCGGgactgttaaaaaataatttaatttagaactTCATAAGTATTTAATAGAAAGGGAAAGTCCCTATTTATAAACCAGGTGGTTGACAAAGcctgttgtatttttattcgttttgtttttctggttattTGAAGgttaaagaa from Gambusia affinis linkage group LG14, SWU_Gaff_1.0, whole genome shotgun sequence includes the following:
- the LOC122843790 gene encoding CMP-N-acetylneuraminate-beta-galactosamide-alpha-2,3-sialyltransferase 1-like, encoding MMLTWKMLIFLFTLTAVGMFFKLDVSKRRLPGNEPLPNKTAQAHRMQNRNSPDKKLEDQNLQEKSVEAKNIFPQDQNAQDKKVEGKTPCGCQKCFSKDDKFLMSRFNPSIEPFLSASSSLSLDVFMWWKHLQYERSDFNYYKTAVANLFAVFPPVPDLGKLSPGKCRTCAVVGNSLNLRGSGYGSLIDGHDIVIRMNGGPTTGYEKDVGTKTTHRVLYPESAVDLDNSTHLVLFAFKVQDLEWTPKALTTGFYTTSYRKVKPKINANKDLVMVVSPAFMKYVHNIWLRGRGKYPSTGFMTLILSLHICDEVHVFGFGADSNGNWSHYFEVLKKENYRTGPHSGAIEYAVLKRLASEKTVTLYKGS